ATAACCAACCTAACAAGAATTTACTCAAATTCCAGATTTCCTAGTCCAATTCAATCAATGAAACTTACAGAATCTAACCAGAAATCAGTCAAAATACTGCTAAAATGTGGTTAACTGAATAGTTCCATCGATTTTTCTCTCATTCAGCCTAAATTCAGCTAACTAGCCATCGAATTACTATGTTGAATCAGCAATCTGCTAAGCATCTGTTTAATGTTCTTAAACACTTAGAGCTAGAAGgcaattaaagaaaacaaacacCTGATTGATGAAACCGCCGGCGTCGTTGTCGTCGTTGCCACTCGGCTTCCCTCCTTGTCCAAGTGCTCGAAGGGCAGGAAATTTCATCCGCGTATTGAGAAAGTAATTTGGATAGCGCACCGTGAGCCTTGCGAAATTCGTCAGATGCCTTCCTGATTTTGCCTTTACCGGAGCCGGAGCGCCGAACTTCAAGACTCCGGTCGCCGTCGCCGTCGCCGCCATTTTCCTCTATTATCTCCCTTTATTTTAACGGCCACCGCGAaattatcttttcttcttcactcTGTTCCCGTAGTGGTTCGCCAGCGTGCCACGTGACAGAGTTTGATTggtttctttatttcttttccattaaatcagatatttaaaattaatgaaagaaaaaaatcaaataacgttgatacatattatactttgattacttttcttaaatcttttatttcaatTACATCCAATCTTTTACCTTCTCATTACTAATCCACACGTGTTGACCCTTTACTTATGGAAGTTTTGTTTCGAAAAAAGTGGAGTCTAATAGTTTAACAATAATTCGTTCGATGAATGAAGATATCAAATTTACGATTTTTAGCATAAGAAACTACTCAGTTCAATGCTAATGGGATGGTTGAGCAATCCCAATATGTTAGCCATTCAAAAAAATGTTCGACAACAATTCTAGTTTCTTGGACGTTAGATGGAATTGTTCGCATGTGTTTGTGGGAAAATTTCCCTTTTTGAGTTTTGTTTACTTGCCAAGGTAGATTTTAA
This region of Cucumis melo cultivar AY chromosome 7, USDA_Cmelo_AY_1.0, whole genome shotgun sequence genomic DNA includes:
- the LOC103494660 gene encoding uncharacterized protein LOC103494660, translating into MAATATATGVLKFGAPAPVKAKSGRHLTNFARLTVRYPNYFLNTRMKFPALRALGQGGKPSGNDDNDAGGFINQEDVEFFLKLGAGSIAGGFGIKYGSIIFPEITKPNIVQALIMISTPVVVAIWLLIKQSREETQS